A stretch of Imperialibacter roseus DNA encodes these proteins:
- a CDS encoding YebC/PmpR family DNA-binding transcriptional regulator, which produces MSGHSKWSTIKRKKGALDAKRGKVFTKLNREITVAIKEGGPNPEANTRLKIAIQNAKGANMPKDNIDRAIKKASDADADSYFELTYEGYGPHGIAIYVECTTDNQNRTVQNVRHAFTKHGGSLGTNGSLEFLFERKGNFQIQKPVDFDEDEFTLEVIDGGAEDLEVEEEYVTVTCAFEDFGKMQKKLDEMNVQVENAELQREPANRLSLGDEEFVKVMKLIDALEDDDDVQKVFHNLEITEAQMELI; this is translated from the coding sequence ATGTCAGGACATAGCAAATGGTCAACGATCAAGCGGAAGAAAGGAGCGCTTGACGCCAAGAGGGGGAAAGTTTTCACCAAACTGAATCGGGAGATTACTGTTGCCATCAAAGAGGGTGGGCCCAATCCAGAAGCAAATACCAGGCTGAAAATAGCTATCCAGAATGCCAAAGGCGCCAATATGCCCAAGGATAATATTGACAGGGCGATCAAGAAAGCCTCAGATGCAGATGCTGACAGCTATTTTGAACTCACGTACGAAGGTTACGGCCCGCATGGTATCGCTATTTATGTGGAGTGCACCACCGATAATCAGAACCGCACAGTCCAAAATGTAAGACATGCCTTCACCAAGCATGGAGGGAGCCTGGGCACTAATGGCTCATTGGAATTTTTATTCGAAAGAAAAGGGAATTTTCAGATCCAAAAGCCGGTGGACTTTGACGAGGATGAGTTTACCCTGGAAGTGATCGATGGAGGAGCGGAAGACCTGGAGGTGGAAGAGGAGTATGTGACGGTGACTTGTGCATTCGAAGATTTCGGTAAAATGCAGAAGAAGCTTGATGAGATGAACGTGCAGGTAGAGAACGCTGAGCTGCAGAGAGAGCCGGCCAACAGGCTTAGCTTAGGGGATGAGGAATTTGTAAAAGTAATGAAGCTCATCGACGCCCTGGAGGATGACGACGATGTGCAGAAGGTATTCCACAACCTGGAGATTACTGAGGCGCAAATGGAATTGATTTGA
- a CDS encoding DUF7793 family protein, producing the protein MDKIENEFASFFLKDGILHFIYKPNTELDVDAAKKVVEDRKTIQKGKSYPVLCDIRGLKDVDKVARDFLAKEGSSLVDAVALVVDSPAYEFMANFYLKVSKPDVPTKMFSSMEEALEYIKKFK; encoded by the coding sequence ATGGACAAGATAGAAAATGAGTTTGCTAGCTTTTTTCTGAAAGATGGGATCTTGCATTTTATCTACAAACCCAACACAGAGTTAGATGTCGATGCAGCCAAGAAGGTGGTTGAAGATAGGAAAACTATTCAGAAGGGCAAGTCATACCCCGTTTTGTGTGATATACGGGGGCTAAAAGATGTGGATAAGGTTGCCCGAGACTTTCTGGCGAAAGAGGGATCTTCTTTGGTGGACGCCGTGGCCCTGGTGGTTGACTCACCTGCGTACGAATTTATGGCTAATTTTTATCTGAAGGTGAGTAAGCCAGATGTGCCGACAAAAATGTTTAGCTCTATGGAGGAAGCGCTAGAATACATTAAAAAATTCAAGTAG
- a CDS encoding DMT family transporter has translation MRRWRSVPAGVRYMLLATVLFAMMKVCVKMIPQIPSVEIILFRSVISFIISFIGIKAAGISPWGTNKPMLILRGVCGSLSLILYFILIQQIPLATTYTLLYLAPVFTTILGIYFVKEKVFPMQWVFFALSMLGVVIVTGFDIRVEPIHLLIGLLSSMSSGVAYNVIRKLKTSEHPLVIILYFPLVTIPIAGVYSVFIWEQPIGWEWFWLIMVGIFTQFAQYFMTKAYQQEELSIISSLSYLGIVYGLGFGFLFGETFNLLTYIGMACVVMGVVSNIWWKKKGEELRRRKSMVRSNQ, from the coding sequence ATGAGGAGATGGAGGAGCGTGCCGGCAGGGGTAAGGTATATGCTGCTCGCAACTGTGCTCTTCGCCATGATGAAGGTGTGCGTGAAAATGATTCCGCAAATTCCTTCCGTTGAAATCATCCTTTTCCGATCAGTTATTTCATTCATCATTTCATTTATTGGTATTAAGGCCGCTGGTATTTCGCCCTGGGGCACTAACAAGCCGATGCTGATTTTGCGTGGCGTTTGCGGCTCTCTGTCTTTAATTCTCTATTTTATTCTTATTCAGCAGATCCCTCTGGCCACTACTTACACGCTGCTCTATCTGGCCCCGGTGTTCACTACTATTCTGGGAATCTATTTTGTAAAGGAAAAAGTATTTCCAATGCAGTGGGTGTTTTTTGCTCTGTCGATGCTGGGAGTAGTGATCGTAACAGGTTTTGATATCAGGGTGGAGCCTATCCATCTTCTCATTGGATTGCTTTCATCTATGAGTTCGGGTGTGGCGTATAATGTTATCCGTAAACTTAAAACCAGTGAGCACCCGCTGGTAATTATCTTATATTTTCCATTGGTAACCATCCCTATAGCTGGTGTGTATTCTGTTTTTATCTGGGAGCAGCCGATTGGCTGGGAGTGGTTTTGGCTGATCATGGTGGGCATATTTACCCAGTTTGCGCAGTATTTTATGACGAAAGCTTACCAGCAGGAGGAACTTTCAATCATCTCAAGTCTCAGCTATCTCGGCATTGTTTATGGGCTTGGGTTTGGCTTTCTTTTTGGCGAAACCTTTAATCTGTTGACCTACATAGGTATGGCTTGTGTTGTGATGGGGGTGGTCAGCAATATTTGGTGGAAGAAAAAAGGAGAGGAGTTGAGGCGGCGGAAATCGATGGTGAGGAGTAATCAGTAA
- a CDS encoding aminotransferase class I/II-fold pyridoxal phosphate-dependent enzyme, protein MAKVKHNNLIDTLNTIAEDAKSRGVIQLHTEDERFTGRTIRINGKDLFHFGTTGYLGLEQDQRLKDAAIDAIQKFGTQFPLSKSYVSHSLYQELEEKLNLMFKVPVLVMKNSTLGHMGVIPSIVRDEDAVILDHYVHWSVQNASLLLKNRGVTVDMIRHNNMNMLEEKIKALSPGREKIWYCADGVYSMFGDTAPIEQLKALCAKYPQLYLYFDDVHGMSWVGENGTGYVLNQYKELPENVFLFSTLSKSFGASGGILVSSNQSYFNKVKNFGGPLTFSAQLEPASVAAAIASAKIHLSPEIVEMQAELRDKIDYCNDLLAQTDLPLVDRNDCPVFYIGAGAPAVGYNFVNKMYDAGFYGNMGIFPAVPVKKTGIRFTISRHNQREDIEQLVAALNENFPKALEEERYSMNSVRKIFDLPLIEKENKVAASKTETLTLETFRSAGEIDAKIWDTYFGGEGVFNHAGLQFLEKTFTDNEEKENNWQFFYLLVRDENKKVIAATFFTFALWKEDMLAPASISKEFEEKGNQSPASWCQQH, encoded by the coding sequence ATGGCAAAAGTAAAACATAATAACTTAATTGACACACTTAATACCATAGCAGAGGACGCAAAATCACGTGGAGTCATACAACTGCACACTGAAGACGAGCGTTTCACTGGCCGAACTATTAGAATAAATGGGAAAGATCTTTTTCATTTCGGCACCACGGGATACCTTGGGCTTGAGCAAGATCAAAGGTTAAAAGATGCCGCTATTGATGCCATTCAAAAGTTTGGCACACAGTTCCCCCTATCCAAAAGTTATGTTTCCCATTCGCTGTACCAGGAACTAGAAGAGAAGTTAAATCTCATGTTTAAAGTTCCCGTGCTGGTTATGAAAAATAGTACGCTTGGCCATATGGGGGTAATCCCATCGATTGTGCGTGATGAAGATGCGGTTATTTTAGATCACTATGTACATTGGAGTGTACAGAATGCCTCCCTCCTGCTAAAAAACAGAGGAGTGACAGTAGATATGATCAGGCATAACAATATGAATATGCTTGAGGAAAAAATTAAAGCGCTAAGCCCTGGCCGGGAAAAAATATGGTATTGTGCTGATGGTGTGTACTCTATGTTTGGCGACACCGCACCCATTGAGCAACTCAAAGCGTTGTGCGCTAAATACCCCCAGCTATATCTATACTTCGACGATGTGCATGGCATGAGCTGGGTAGGCGAGAACGGAACCGGTTATGTGCTGAACCAATACAAAGAACTGCCCGAGAATGTATTCCTTTTCAGTACACTCAGCAAGTCATTTGGCGCAAGCGGTGGCATACTGGTTTCTTCCAATCAGTCCTACTTCAATAAGGTCAAAAACTTTGGAGGGCCACTTACGTTTTCTGCGCAGCTCGAACCGGCATCTGTAGCGGCAGCCATTGCCTCTGCTAAGATTCACCTGAGCCCTGAGATTGTTGAGATGCAAGCGGAATTGCGTGACAAAATAGACTATTGCAATGATTTACTGGCACAAACAGATTTACCGCTGGTAGATAGAAATGACTGCCCGGTTTTCTATATTGGAGCAGGTGCACCCGCAGTGGGCTACAATTTTGTTAACAAAATGTATGATGCCGGCTTCTATGGTAACATGGGTATTTTTCCGGCTGTACCAGTGAAGAAAACCGGGATCAGATTTACAATCTCCAGACATAACCAGCGTGAGGACATCGAGCAGTTGGTGGCGGCGTTGAATGAAAACTTTCCCAAGGCCCTGGAGGAGGAGCGCTATTCGATGAATAGTGTAAGAAAGATTTTTGACCTTCCTCTTATTGAAAAAGAAAATAAAGTCGCTGCCAGCAAAACAGAAACACTGACACTAGAAACCTTCCGCTCTGCCGGTGAGATTGACGCTAAAATCTGGGACACGTACTTTGGAGGAGAGGGTGTTTTCAATCATGCGGGGCTTCAGTTTCTTGAGAAAACCTTTACTGATAATGAAGAGAAGGAAAATAACTGGCAGTTCTTTTATCTTCTCGTTCGTGATGAAAATAAAAAAGTGATAGCTGCTACCTTTTTTACTTTCGCTCTTTGGAAAGAAGACATGCTGGCGCCAGCTTCAATTTCAAAGGAGTTTGAAGAAAAAGGAAATCAGAGCCCGGCTTCATGGTGTCAACAGCACTAA
- a CDS encoding GNAT family N-acetyltransferase: MGSLFTEGQHLFLDKNDDRWQNAMDLIIEKVEELDELLKPSSIVLRDFDESDTEIEEYVLKKGFFKTTLPESCTVEDLSWANTEEYISTLSSKSRKHFRQDVAPFEDYFDIEVKQTLAEDEIRQFMALYQNVWSKNLDVNTFPFNKSVFEKMSADTNWEFIILRLKKEKQEQNETDNPIAVMFCFNNNNITYVPAFIGMDYDYVQKYQTYRQMLYQTIVRAQSLGFKKINFGYSSSFEKKKLGATIYPRVAFIQAKDNYSIEMMGIIQKK, translated from the coding sequence ATGGGGTCGCTGTTTACTGAAGGCCAACATCTCTTTCTTGATAAAAATGATGACCGATGGCAAAATGCGATGGACTTGATTATCGAAAAAGTAGAAGAACTGGATGAACTTCTCAAGCCTTCTTCCATTGTGCTAAGGGACTTCGACGAAAGCGATACCGAAATTGAAGAGTATGTGTTGAAGAAAGGTTTTTTCAAAACTACACTCCCAGAATCATGTACTGTGGAAGACCTGTCGTGGGCAAACACAGAAGAATATATTTCAACTCTTTCCAGCAAATCCAGAAAGCATTTCAGGCAAGACGTGGCTCCCTTTGAAGACTACTTCGACATTGAAGTAAAACAGACCCTTGCCGAAGATGAGATTCGCCAGTTCATGGCATTGTACCAAAACGTCTGGAGCAAGAATTTAGATGTCAATACATTCCCTTTCAACAAGAGCGTTTTTGAAAAGATGTCGGCAGATACTAACTGGGAGTTTATTATACTGAGGCTTAAAAAAGAAAAACAAGAACAAAATGAAACCGACAACCCCATTGCGGTCATGTTCTGTTTCAACAACAATAATATAACCTACGTACCAGCATTCATTGGCATGGACTATGACTATGTGCAGAAGTATCAGACCTATCGGCAAATGCTGTATCAAACAATTGTGAGAGCGCAGTCGTTGGGCTTTAAGAAAATAAACTTCGGTTACTCCTCTTCCTTTGAGAAAAAGAAACTAGGGGCCACCATTTATCCCAGAGTTGCTTTTATTCAAGCCAAAGACAACTACTCTATCGAAATGATGGGGATCATTCAAAAAAAATAA
- a CDS encoding four helix bundle protein, with translation MEKGNRYVRSFRDLDVYKMASNLTNSIFEITKRFPKEEMYSLTDQVRRSSRSVGAQIAEAWGKRRYEKHFISKLTDADAEQLETQHWIEVALNCQYISVVERNALIEQCNYIGKMIYSMIAKSKMFCSGGTQSETDH, from the coding sequence ATGGAAAAGGGCAACAGATACGTCAGGAGTTTTAGAGATTTGGACGTCTACAAAATGGCAAGCAACCTGACCAATTCAATTTTTGAAATAACCAAGCGGTTCCCGAAGGAAGAGATGTATTCCCTTACTGATCAAGTTAGAAGGTCGTCTCGTTCGGTCGGGGCACAGATAGCAGAAGCCTGGGGAAAGAGACGGTATGAAAAGCATTTCATTAGTAAACTTACAGATGCTGATGCCGAACAACTTGAAACCCAACACTGGATAGAAGTTGCTCTGAACTGCCAGTATATATCTGTGGTAGAGAGGAATGCTCTGATTGAACAATGCAATTACATAGGAAAGATGATCTACTCCATGATAGCAAAATCAAAAATGTTTTGTAGTGGCGGTACGCAAAGCGAAACCGATCACTGA
- a CDS encoding PAS domain-containing hybrid sensor histidine kinase/response regulator, with protein MSVITDDDRLDKINALIVKLASGNLDARETPSDDFDEVDAIIAGINMLGEELESSTVSRNYLKSIYDGIVDMVIIVKENGLIQGVNGAVTKLLDYSENDLVGKNLSDVFKSDSAEPLGFLEHLRDDSSLHNIEGMVMGKSGKETPVSTSCSILIDSKGEPAGLLLVAKDMTVQKQIEAELKKSKEAAELSNRMKSSFLANMSHEIRTPLNGILGFTEYLIGMSISDEQKEYLQLIESSGQTLMKLLSDILDLNKIEEGKLGFDHVPIHFKETMTSSLQPYKYMANEKGVAFGLEFENFDEISHVYCDPTRVNQIMVNLVGNALKFTSKGKVSVKLSISPIGDGKRAMIRGCVSDTGIGIPDDVKNDIFKAFVQSDSSITRRFGGSGLGLSIVKELIHLMGGEISIGSPSHIGTAENPGSEFNFNFSVDIAEAPVNETLEKFEKLEFTTQYKLLVVEDNEMNRILAGRVLSKFGATVEYAVHGKEAVQMLKVNDYDAILMDVQMPVMDGLQATRVIRRLGYDLPIIGLSANVFKEDIDRSRQAGMDDHIGKPFTKLSIFRALKNVLE; from the coding sequence ATGAGTGTAATTACGGATGATGATCGACTGGATAAAATCAATGCCTTAATTGTCAAACTGGCGTCCGGTAACCTGGATGCCAGAGAAACTCCCTCCGATGATTTTGATGAGGTAGATGCAATTATTGCAGGGATCAACATGCTTGGTGAAGAACTGGAGAGTTCCACTGTGTCCCGCAATTACCTAAAAAGCATCTATGATGGTATTGTGGACATGGTCATCATAGTAAAGGAAAACGGCCTTATTCAGGGAGTCAATGGTGCCGTCACGAAGCTCCTCGACTACTCGGAGAACGACCTGGTTGGGAAGAATTTGTCAGACGTTTTCAAGTCCGATTCTGCTGAACCTTTGGGTTTTCTGGAGCACCTGAGAGATGATAGCAGTCTTCATAACATTGAAGGCATGGTGATGGGCAAATCTGGAAAAGAAACGCCGGTTAGCACCTCCTGCTCCATTTTGATTGACTCAAAAGGTGAGCCTGCCGGGCTGCTGCTAGTGGCCAAGGACATGACTGTTCAGAAACAGATTGAGGCTGAACTTAAGAAAAGCAAAGAAGCGGCGGAGTTGTCCAATCGGATGAAAAGCAGTTTTTTGGCCAATATGAGCCATGAAATCAGGACGCCTCTCAATGGAATTCTTGGATTTACCGAATACCTCATAGGGATGAGCATTAGCGACGAGCAAAAGGAGTACCTTCAATTGATTGAAAGTTCCGGGCAAACGCTAATGAAGCTTTTAAGCGATATTTTGGATCTCAACAAGATAGAAGAAGGTAAGCTCGGGTTTGATCACGTGCCCATTCATTTCAAAGAGACCATGACCTCTTCTCTTCAGCCATATAAATACATGGCCAACGAAAAGGGAGTAGCATTTGGTCTAGAGTTTGAGAATTTTGATGAAATTTCCCATGTGTATTGCGACCCTACCCGTGTAAATCAAATAATGGTAAACCTGGTAGGAAACGCTCTGAAATTTACCAGCAAAGGAAAAGTAAGTGTCAAACTAAGCATTTCCCCTATTGGCGATGGCAAACGAGCGATGATCAGAGGTTGTGTTTCCGACACAGGTATAGGTATTCCAGATGACGTTAAAAATGATATTTTCAAGGCATTTGTGCAGTCCGATTCGTCCATTACAAGGAGATTTGGCGGTTCAGGACTGGGTTTGTCGATAGTAAAAGAGCTTATTCATTTGATGGGAGGGGAAATCAGTATTGGCAGCCCTTCCCACATAGGCACGGCTGAAAACCCCGGCTCTGAGTTCAATTTTAACTTCTCTGTAGACATAGCCGAAGCACCGGTAAATGAAACATTAGAGAAGTTTGAAAAGCTGGAGTTTACAACGCAGTACAAGTTACTTGTGGTGGAGGACAATGAGATGAATCGTATTCTCGCAGGGAGGGTATTGAGCAAGTTTGGAGCAACGGTTGAATACGCCGTGCATGGCAAGGAAGCGGTACAAATGCTGAAAGTGAACGATTACGATGCCATTTTAATGGATGTTCAGATGCCCGTGATGGATGGACTTCAAGCCACACGGGTTATCAGGAGACTGGGGTATGACTTGCCCATTATTGGCCTGTCGGCCAACGTGTTCAAGGAAGATATAGACAGGAGCAGGCAAGCCGGCATGGACGATCACATTGGCAAGCCATTTACCAAATTATCCATTTTTAGAGCGTTGAAAAATGTGCTAGAATAG
- a CDS encoding response regulator: MLPKHEIPDHLKGRIDDIIQLVYEIANGNFEYRLPRYGFNDELDGLVGGINMLGEELKSSMVSKNYLESIYKGVVDVLFILDIDFRIEEVNEITLEKFNCEESALLKRPLAELLSENEQILLERVRAELGEKNICRINELHFCFNGELSKPHSATFSYLLNSQNQPSNILLIAKDVSVFKEARERAEASNEAKTRFLANMSHEIRTPLSAILGFIDLMFETSPTEEQQNFLRLIKASGEDLSKLINNILDINKIEAGKLTLEQIEFQFEEIMKSNLNPYRYLAREKGIDLSISIDPAIPKVLIGDPQKINQIVRNLVSNAVKFTVTGNINVNFTSLPAKAGYAVIQGDIIDSGIGIPSNKLNVIFDSFTQADDSTSRNYGGSGLGLTICRYLLNSMDGDIKVESPPVSFGFEKGTAFTFTMELKAADSQVVKPREEAQTLKLKFSRQYHILVVDDNDLNLKLAKRVLENLGAKALVADSGQSALELINIHDFDLVFIDIHMPEMDGYELAAKIRKMQYNMPLIALSADAYEEAVLKSLQSGMNAHVKKPFTKEEIFVASKGFLEL, from the coding sequence ATGCTTCCGAAACACGAGATTCCAGATCACCTCAAGGGCAGAATAGACGACATAATACAATTGGTATATGAGATAGCCAATGGTAATTTCGAATATCGGCTTCCTCGCTATGGATTCAATGATGAATTGGATGGCCTTGTCGGTGGGATCAACATGTTGGGTGAAGAGCTCAAGTCCTCCATGGTATCCAAAAATTACCTTGAAAGCATTTATAAGGGAGTAGTAGATGTCCTTTTCATCCTTGACATCGATTTTCGAATTGAGGAAGTGAATGAAATCACACTGGAAAAATTCAATTGTGAAGAAAGTGCTCTACTCAAACGGCCACTTGCCGAACTGCTAAGCGAGAATGAACAGATACTCCTTGAAAGGGTGAGGGCGGAACTTGGCGAGAAAAACATTTGCCGGATCAATGAGTTGCACTTCTGCTTTAATGGCGAACTGTCCAAGCCGCACTCAGCCACGTTTTCCTATCTCCTCAACAGTCAGAATCAGCCGTCCAATATCCTGCTAATTGCTAAAGACGTCTCTGTTTTTAAGGAAGCAAGGGAAAGGGCAGAGGCATCCAATGAGGCCAAAACACGGTTTTTGGCGAATATGAGTCATGAAATAAGGACGCCCCTTAGTGCCATTTTAGGGTTTATCGACCTAATGTTTGAAACTTCTCCTACAGAGGAGCAGCAAAATTTTCTACGGCTTATCAAGGCTTCCGGTGAAGACCTCTCAAAACTGATTAATAACATTCTGGATATTAATAAGATTGAGGCAGGCAAGCTTACGCTTGAACAAATAGAATTTCAGTTTGAGGAAATAATGAAATCAAACTTGAATCCTTATCGCTACCTGGCCAGGGAAAAAGGGATCGATTTGTCTATCTCTATTGATCCCGCTATACCTAAAGTGCTTATTGGCGACCCTCAAAAGATAAACCAGATAGTCCGAAACCTTGTAAGCAATGCGGTGAAGTTTACAGTTACCGGCAATATAAATGTGAATTTCACCAGCTTGCCAGCCAAGGCAGGTTATGCTGTTATTCAGGGAGATATTATCGATTCGGGGATCGGCATCCCCTCCAATAAGCTAAACGTTATTTTTGACAGCTTCACGCAGGCCGATGACTCCACTTCCCGTAACTATGGAGGATCCGGTTTAGGGCTCACAATCTGCAGGTATTTGCTCAACTCCATGGATGGAGACATAAAAGTAGAAAGCCCACCGGTGAGTTTTGGGTTCGAAAAAGGCACCGCATTCACATTTACCATGGAGCTCAAGGCGGCAGACTCGCAGGTTGTGAAGCCAAGAGAGGAAGCGCAAACCTTGAAGCTGAAGTTCAGCCGGCAATACCACATACTTGTGGTTGACGATAACGATCTTAATCTGAAGCTTGCGAAACGGGTGCTGGAAAATCTGGGAGCCAAAGCGCTAGTGGCCGACAGCGGACAGAGTGCGTTGGAACTCATCAACATCCATGACTTTGATTTGGTTTTCATAGACATTCACATGCCGGAAATGGACGGCTACGAGCTGGCCGCAAAAATCAGGAAAATGCAGTATAATATGCCTCTTATAGCCCTTTCGGCAGATGCTTATGAGGAAGCTGTGCTAAAGTCGCTGCAGTCGGGTATGAATGCCCATGTTAAAAAACCATTTACAAAGGAGGAGATTTTTGTCGCCTCGAAGGGGTTTTTAGAGCTTTAG
- the sucC gene encoding ADP-forming succinate--CoA ligase subunit beta, which produces MNIHEYQAKGILKSYGVTIQEGIVADTPERALEAARTLNADTGTSWYVVKAQIHAGGRGKGKVRETDSNGVVLAKSLNEVAPKAEKILGGTLVTHQTGPEGKKVNKVLIAQDVYYPGESEPKEYYMSILLDRAKASNVIMASTEGGMDIEEVAAHTPEKIIKEWIDPSVGLQPFQARKVAFKLGLEGNALKEMVKFIHSLYNAFIGSDSTMFEINPVLKTSDNKILAVDAKVNLDDNALFRHKDLAELRDISEEDPLEVEAGVAGLNYVKLDGNVGCMVNGAGLAMATMDIIKLSGGEPANFLDVGGGANAKTVEAGFRIILKDPNVKAILINIFGGIVRCDRVATGVVEAYKNIGEIKVPIIVRLQGTNAEEGAKIIAESGLKVFPAIVLKDAALKVKEVLA; this is translated from the coding sequence ATGAACATTCACGAATATCAAGCCAAAGGAATTCTGAAAAGCTACGGAGTTACCATCCAGGAAGGTATCGTTGCTGATACGCCAGAACGGGCTTTGGAAGCTGCAAGAACCCTCAATGCAGACACAGGCACAAGCTGGTATGTTGTAAAAGCACAAATCCATGCCGGCGGACGTGGTAAGGGCAAAGTAAGGGAAACCGATTCCAATGGGGTGGTGCTTGCCAAGAGCCTGAATGAAGTGGCGCCAAAGGCTGAAAAAATATTGGGAGGTACGCTGGTAACACACCAAACTGGCCCTGAAGGTAAAAAGGTGAATAAAGTGCTCATTGCTCAGGATGTTTACTATCCTGGCGAATCGGAGCCGAAGGAATATTATATGAGTATTTTGCTCGACAGGGCAAAAGCCAGCAATGTTATCATGGCCTCTACTGAGGGTGGCATGGACATCGAAGAAGTGGCTGCGCATACTCCTGAGAAAATCATCAAAGAGTGGATCGACCCTTCTGTTGGCTTGCAGCCGTTCCAGGCACGTAAGGTGGCTTTCAAATTGGGGCTGGAGGGTAACGCACTGAAAGAAATGGTGAAGTTCATCCATTCTCTTTATAACGCATTCATTGGAAGCGACTCAACGATGTTTGAGATCAACCCTGTGTTGAAAACTTCTGATAACAAAATTCTGGCTGTTGATGCCAAGGTTAACCTTGACGACAACGCCTTGTTCCGTCATAAAGACCTTGCCGAGCTCCGTGATATTTCCGAGGAAGATCCTTTGGAAGTAGAGGCTGGCGTTGCAGGCCTTAACTATGTGAAGCTCGACGGCAACGTGGGTTGTATGGTGAACGGCGCCGGACTGGCCATGGCTACCATGGACATCATCAAACTTTCTGGCGGCGAACCTGCCAACTTCCTTGATGTAGGTGGTGGGGCAAATGCCAAAACGGTTGAAGCTGGCTTCAGGATCATCCTGAAAGACCCTAACGTGAAGGCTATTCTTATCAATATTTTCGGTGGTATCGTGCGTTGCGACAGGGTAGCCACTGGCGTGGTAGAAGCCTACAAAAACATCGGAGAGATTAAAGTGCCAATCATCGTTCGCTTGCAAGGCACAAACGCTGAAGAAGGAGCGAAAATAATTGCAGAGTCGGGGCTGAAAGTATTCCCTGCTATTGTGCTAAAAGATGCTGCACTCAAGGTGAAAGAAGTACTGGCTTAA
- a CDS encoding ABC transporter ATP-binding protein, which yields MLKATGIKKKYGNLEVLKGIDLEIAKGEVVSIVGASGAGKSTLLHILGSLDTPDEGTIELSGKDVFKLASTQLASFRNKEIGFVFQFHNLLPEFTALENVCIPGYIGGRNDDDVAKRAKELLQLLGLGARLDHKPSALSGGEQQRTAIARALINSPSIVFGDEPSGNLDSKNANELHNLFFKIREELGHTFVIVTHNEEFAAMADRTLEIQDGMVLTDAEK from the coding sequence ATGCTAAAAGCGACAGGAATAAAGAAAAAATACGGCAACCTTGAAGTATTGAAAGGCATAGACCTCGAAATAGCCAAAGGAGAAGTAGTTTCCATAGTGGGAGCAAGCGGTGCCGGTAAGAGCACTCTCTTGCATATACTAGGTAGTTTGGATACCCCCGACGAGGGCACGATTGAACTCTCCGGTAAAGATGTTTTTAAATTGGCATCGACACAGCTGGCGTCTTTTCGTAACAAAGAAATAGGCTTTGTCTTCCAGTTTCACAACCTGTTGCCAGAATTTACTGCGCTGGAGAATGTGTGCATTCCTGGTTACATAGGCGGCAGAAATGATGATGATGTAGCCAAGCGGGCAAAGGAATTGTTGCAGCTTTTGGGGCTGGGAGCCAGGCTCGACCATAAGCCTTCAGCCCTTTCGGGAGGCGAGCAACAGAGGACGGCCATTGCCAGAGCACTGATCAACAGCCCCTCCATCGTTTTTGGTGATGAGCCAAGCGGTAACCTTGATTCAAAAAATGCCAATGAGCTTCATAACCTCTTCTTCAAAATCAGAGAAGAGTTGGGGCATACATTTGTCATCGTTACCCACAACGAAGAATTTGCTGCTATGGCCGATCGTACATTGGAAATTCAGGACGGCATGGTGCTTACTGATGCGGAAAAATGA